From Kineosporia succinea, the proteins below share one genomic window:
- a CDS encoding amidohydrolase family protein, which yields MIHCDAHRHLGVLPEYPFYGGPPIRADVTARATIRELLKDLDAENTERALVIPNYGVPQPDLAFSFNELVVEAAQTDERVRAGLWVSARPEDAERTAQALKLAGEPGVKALKLSFLLGGSVDDTTPGLEAIFRAARRHNLVVHVHTSPGGASDIDEIGKLVERYADDVKLHLVHLGGGMSGHMKLIGGRFFDWIDQGKQVYTDLSWAIGFAPRWLAREISRRGLGHDRVLFASDQPWGDFEGEYARLRAGFGDGELAALALHGTFEKLYD from the coding sequence ATGATCCACTGCGACGCGCACCGGCACCTGGGCGTGCTGCCCGAATACCCGTTCTACGGCGGGCCCCCGATCCGGGCCGACGTCACCGCCCGGGCCACGATCCGCGAGTTGCTCAAGGATCTCGACGCGGAGAACACCGAACGCGCCCTGGTCATCCCCAACTACGGTGTGCCGCAACCCGATCTGGCGTTCAGCTTCAACGAGCTGGTGGTGGAGGCGGCCCAGACCGACGAACGCGTCCGGGCCGGACTCTGGGTGTCGGCCCGACCGGAGGACGCCGAGCGCACGGCCCAGGCCCTGAAACTGGCCGGCGAACCCGGTGTGAAGGCCCTGAAGCTGAGCTTCCTGCTCGGCGGCAGCGTCGACGACACCACCCCCGGACTCGAGGCCATCTTCCGGGCGGCCCGCCGGCACAACCTGGTCGTGCACGTGCACACCAGCCCGGGCGGCGCCAGTGACATCGACGAGATCGGCAAGCTCGTCGAGCGGTACGCCGACGACGTGAAGCTGCACCTGGTGCACCTCGGCGGCGGCATGAGCGGCCACATGAAACTGATCGGCGGCCGCTTCTTCGACTGGATCGACCAGGGCAAGCAGGTCTACACCGACCTGTCCTGGGCGATCGGGTTCGCACCACGCTGGCTGGCGCGGGAGATCTCCCGGCGCGGCCTCGGCCACGACCGGGTGCTCTTCGCCAGCGACCAGCCCTGGGGTGACTTCGAGGGTGAATATGCCCGCCTCAGAGCTGGGTTCGGGGACGGTGAACTGGCCGCCCTCGCCCTGCACGGAACGTTCGAGAAACTCTACGACTAG
- a CDS encoding MSMEG_0569 family flavin-dependent oxidoreductase — MKAKDDLSGHLLAGGLDGRHVPVAVIGGGQAGLAASYCLSAAKVEHVVLERHRIGFEWSERRWDSFSLVTPNYQCLLPGHEYAAGDPDGFMVRDEIVDYLRDYRHRFDPPLHEGVDVTRLGHDGHRFTLTTNRGRFFASQVVVATGAYHRPRIPRFAERLPGSIIQIHSADYKNPRQLPEGATLVVGTGQSGAQIAEDLHLAGRTVHLATGNAPRVARFYRGRDCMTWLDEIGHYTKGITEFADQEATRHKVNHYVTGRDGGRDLDLRAFARDGMHLYGRLADITGPVAHFADDLRSNLDGADAVMEGIKDLIDAHIEREHLDQPTEERYTPVWEPGHHVPTQVDLTRSGITSVIWCTGFDADYRWVDLPVFDGRGYPAHHRGVTSRPGLYVLGLPWQWTWGSGRFRGVGEDARYLTEQIVRATQSTRRVA, encoded by the coding sequence ATGAAGGCAAAGGACGACCTCTCGGGTCACCTGCTCGCCGGTGGGCTCGACGGCCGGCACGTTCCGGTCGCGGTCATCGGCGGCGGCCAGGCGGGCCTCGCCGCCAGCTACTGCCTCTCGGCCGCGAAGGTCGAGCACGTCGTTCTCGAGCGTCACCGGATCGGGTTCGAGTGGTCCGAAAGGCGCTGGGACAGCTTCTCTCTCGTCACCCCGAACTACCAGTGCCTGCTGCCCGGCCACGAGTACGCGGCCGGGGATCCCGACGGCTTCATGGTGCGCGACGAGATCGTCGACTACCTGCGCGACTACCGGCACCGGTTCGACCCGCCGCTGCACGAGGGCGTCGACGTCACCCGGCTCGGCCACGACGGCCACCGGTTCACCCTGACCACGAACCGGGGCCGGTTCTTCGCCTCCCAGGTGGTCGTCGCGACCGGCGCCTACCACCGGCCACGGATCCCGAGATTCGCCGAACGCCTGCCCGGCAGCATCATTCAGATCCACTCGGCCGACTACAAGAACCCGCGGCAACTGCCCGAGGGGGCCACGCTCGTGGTCGGCACCGGCCAGTCGGGCGCCCAGATCGCCGAGGACCTGCACCTGGCCGGGCGCACCGTGCACCTGGCCACCGGCAACGCACCCCGGGTGGCCCGGTTCTACCGCGGCCGCGACTGCATGACCTGGCTCGACGAGATCGGCCACTACACCAAGGGAATCACCGAGTTCGCCGACCAGGAGGCCACGCGTCACAAGGTCAACCACTACGTGACCGGCCGCGACGGCGGGCGGGACCTCGACCTGCGCGCCTTCGCCCGTGACGGTATGCACCTCTACGGCCGTCTCGCCGACATCACCGGCCCGGTGGCGCATTTCGCCGACGACCTGAGGAGCAACCTCGACGGGGCCGACGCGGTGATGGAGGGCATCAAGGACCTGATCGACGCCCACATCGAGCGCGAGCACCTCGACCAGCCCACCGAAGAGCGCTACACACCCGTCTGGGAACCCGGCCACCACGTCCCCACGCAGGTCGACCTGACGAGAAGCGGCATCACGTCGGTGATCTGGTGCACCGGCTTCGACGCCGACTACCGCTGGGTCGACCTGCCCGTCTTCGACGGGCGCGGCTACCCCGCACACCACCGCGGTGTCACCAGCCGGCCCGGGCTCTACGTGCTCGGCCTGCCCTGGCAGTGGACCTGGGGTTCGGGCCGCTTCCGCGGGGTCGGCGAGGACGCCCGGTACCTGACCGAGCAGATCGTGCGGGCCACCCAGAGCACGCGGCGCGTGGCATGA
- a CDS encoding MSMEG_0565 family glycosyltransferase: MRISLLTYSTRPRGGVVHTLALAEALARAGQDVTVWTLGRGGDETFFRPVEEAVRVRAVPFPTLEGESVGERILRSIAVLGEAFEGDYDVVHAQDCISANAVPGRVRTVHHLDHFTTPQLAACHERAITEPVAHVCVSASVAGELEQGWGIGATVIPNGVDARRFATAVPDGSWTSRFGEFVLAVGGIEPRKGTLDLVRAMAAVQTARPGVQLLVAGGETLFDYRDYRAQVDELVAELGVRMTVLGPVPDDDLPGLVASCAAFAFPSTAEGFGLAAMEALAARRPVVVRDLPVLREVFRDAVRFAGDAASLGEALLSDLVGPADAGRTHRGSALASAHTWEASAQSHLALYRRLLDEGVPVGTGPRLRAPGLSAGSGA, encoded by the coding sequence ATGCGGATCAGCCTGCTCACCTATTCGACGCGGCCGCGCGGGGGCGTGGTGCACACCCTGGCCCTGGCCGAGGCTCTCGCGCGGGCGGGGCAGGACGTCACCGTGTGGACCCTGGGGCGCGGCGGCGACGAGACGTTCTTCCGCCCGGTCGAGGAGGCGGTGCGGGTGCGGGCCGTGCCCTTCCCCACGCTGGAGGGGGAATCGGTGGGGGAGCGGATCCTGCGTTCGATCGCGGTGCTGGGCGAGGCCTTCGAGGGCGACTACGACGTGGTGCACGCGCAGGACTGCATCAGTGCGAACGCCGTGCCCGGCCGGGTGCGCACGGTGCACCACCTCGACCACTTCACCACGCCGCAGCTGGCGGCCTGTCACGAGCGGGCGATCACCGAACCGGTTGCGCACGTGTGTGTCTCGGCGTCGGTGGCCGGGGAGCTGGAGCAGGGGTGGGGCATCGGGGCCACGGTGATCCCGAACGGGGTGGACGCGCGACGCTTCGCCACCGCGGTGCCCGACGGGTCGTGGACCTCGCGGTTCGGGGAGTTCGTGCTGGCGGTCGGGGGCATCGAGCCCCGCAAGGGCACGCTCGACCTGGTGCGGGCCATGGCCGCGGTGCAGACCGCGCGGCCCGGGGTGCAGTTGCTGGTGGCCGGCGGCGAGACGCTGTTCGACTACCGGGACTACCGCGCGCAGGTCGACGAGCTGGTGGCGGAACTGGGGGTGCGCATGACGGTTCTGGGGCCGGTGCCGGACGACGACCTGCCCGGCCTGGTCGCCTCGTGCGCGGCGTTCGCGTTCCCGAGCACCGCCGAGGGCTTCGGGCTGGCGGCGATGGAGGCCCTGGCCGCGCGCCGCCCGGTGGTGGTGCGCGACCTGCCGGTGCTGCGTGAGGTGTTCCGTGACGCGGTGCGGTTCGCGGGTGACGCGGCGTCCCTGGGGGAGGCGCTGCTGTCCGACCTGGTGGGCCCGGCCGACGCCGGCCGCACCCACCGCGGCTCCGCGTTGGCGTCGGCGCACACCTGGGAGGCGTCGGCGCAGTCCCACCTGGCGCTGTACCGGCGGCTGCTCGATGAGGGGGTTCCCGTCGGGACCGGGCCGCGGCTGCGGGCCCCGGGCCTCAGTGCCGGGTCGGGTGCTTAG
- a CDS encoding nuclear transport factor 2 family protein has product MSAGQAGTTYVELLKSRDWEGLAALLSPDVVYEMPQTRERIVGLERFVRFNAEYPGDWHLSVRRVVADGPSVALWLEVAVGSERMDACVWLDLSADGLITRITDFWPEAYEPPAGREHLTERW; this is encoded by the coding sequence GTGAGCGCCGGGCAGGCCGGGACGACCTACGTCGAGTTGCTCAAGAGCCGTGACTGGGAGGGCCTGGCCGCGCTTCTGAGTCCCGACGTGGTCTACGAGATGCCGCAGACCCGCGAGCGCATCGTGGGTCTCGAGCGTTTCGTGCGCTTCAATGCTGAATATCCCGGTGACTGGCACCTGTCGGTGCGGCGGGTGGTGGCGGACGGGCCGTCGGTGGCGCTGTGGCTCGAGGTCGCGGTCGGTTCGGAGCGTATGGACGCGTGTGTCTGGCTGGACCTGTCCGCGGACGGGCTGATCACGCGGATCACCGACTTCTGGCCGGAGGCCTACGAGCCGCCGGCCGGGCGGGAGCACCTGACCGAGCGGTGGTGA
- a CDS encoding carbon-nitrogen hydrolase family protein yields MGTGVTIASAAAGFGRDLEFDLARVRTLIEQARKAGADLLVLPDAALGGYLADLRNPDTDTLPPALEPDHELIGRVARAAAGMVVCVGYCELGDDGRRYNSAVCVSGDGVLGRHRKVHLPRGEEKAYAPGEGFSAFDTPAGRIGMLIDYDKTFPESARSLALDGAEVVACLSAWPTNISNRAPRMSDDRQSRLFDLYDRSRAAENQVVLASANQTGSLGGMRFLGQAKVVGPGGDILARTWAKAGLAVATLDVGAEIAAARRVLDHLSERRPHTYR; encoded by the coding sequence ATGGGGACGGGGGTCACCATCGCCTCGGCGGCCGCGGGTTTCGGCCGTGACCTGGAGTTCGACCTGGCCCGGGTGCGCACGCTGATCGAGCAGGCCCGCAAGGCCGGTGCCGACCTGCTCGTGCTGCCCGACGCCGCGCTCGGCGGGTACCTGGCCGACCTGCGCAACCCGGACACGGACACGCTGCCCCCGGCCCTGGAGCCCGACCACGAGCTGATCGGGCGGGTCGCGCGGGCCGCGGCCGGGATGGTCGTGTGCGTCGGCTACTGCGAGCTGGGTGACGACGGGCGGCGGTACAACAGCGCGGTCTGCGTCAGCGGTGACGGCGTGCTCGGGCGTCACCGCAAGGTGCACCTGCCCCGGGGCGAGGAGAAGGCCTACGCGCCCGGTGAGGGGTTCAGCGCGTTCGACACCCCGGCCGGGCGGATCGGGATGCTCATCGACTACGACAAGACCTTTCCCGAGTCGGCCCGGTCCCTGGCCCTGGACGGCGCCGAGGTCGTGGCCTGCCTGTCGGCCTGGCCGACCAACATCAGCAACCGGGCGCCGCGCATGAGCGACGACCGCCAGTCGCGCCTGTTCGACCTGTACGACCGCTCCCGGGCGGCCGAGAACCAGGTGGTGCTGGCCTCGGCCAACCAGACCGGCTCGCTCGGCGGGATGCGCTTCCTCGGCCAGGCCAAGGTGGTCGGCCCGGGCGGCGACATCCTGGCCCGCACCTGGGCCAAGGCCGGGCTGGCGGTGGCCACGCTCGACGTCGGGGCCGAGATCGCGGCCGCCCGGCGGGTGCTCGACCACCTCTCCGAACGCCGCCCGCACACCTACCGCTAG
- a CDS encoding MSMEG_0568 family radical SAM protein, with amino-acid sequence MDTVTRVNLAVRGVRVDAPVRRSKGAGPSDDGHLLLDGENAALPIVADSPYVIRQGRVYEGRIDLGLSVNTVARPKFYDLTTADGVPYEKIALLHGKDVLATTVVQTCIRYDEPQRCRFCAIEESLKQGSTIAAKTPAQLAEVAEAAVRLDGVRQMVMTTGTTTGPDRGARNLVRSVRAVLAAVPGLPIQVQIEPPRDLSVLQDLKDAGAESIGIHVESMDDDLRRRWMPGKGSVPMAEYEAAWDEAVRIFGRNKVSTYLLIGLGETPDELVAGARSLIERGVYPFVVPMRPMAGTLARRDGATTAPASVVADVTTRVGALLREAGMAGDDQGAGCAACGACSALKAAGG; translated from the coding sequence ATGGACACCGTCACGAGAGTGAACCTCGCCGTGCGCGGGGTGCGGGTCGACGCCCCGGTGCGGCGCAGCAAGGGCGCCGGGCCCAGCGACGACGGGCACCTGCTGCTCGACGGCGAGAACGCGGCCCTGCCGATCGTCGCCGACAGCCCGTACGTGATCCGTCAGGGCCGGGTCTACGAGGGCCGCATCGACCTCGGCCTGAGCGTGAACACCGTGGCCCGGCCGAAGTTCTACGACCTCACCACCGCTGACGGTGTCCCCTACGAGAAGATCGCCCTGCTGCATGGGAAGGACGTGCTGGCCACCACGGTCGTGCAGACCTGCATCCGCTACGACGAACCCCAGCGGTGCCGGTTCTGCGCGATCGAGGAGTCGCTGAAGCAGGGCTCGACCATCGCCGCGAAGACGCCCGCCCAGCTGGCCGAGGTGGCCGAGGCCGCGGTCCGGCTGGACGGCGTGCGGCAGATGGTCATGACCACGGGCACCACCACCGGCCCGGACCGCGGCGCACGCAACCTGGTGCGCTCGGTCCGGGCGGTGCTGGCCGCGGTGCCGGGCCTGCCGATCCAGGTCCAGATCGAGCCACCGCGTGACCTTTCCGTGCTGCAGGACCTGAAGGACGCCGGGGCCGAGTCGATCGGTATCCACGTCGAGAGCATGGACGACGACCTCCGCCGGCGATGGATGCCGGGCAAGGGCAGCGTGCCGATGGCCGAGTACGAGGCGGCCTGGGACGAGGCGGTGCGGATCTTCGGCCGTAACAAGGTGTCCACGTATCTGCTGATCGGCCTGGGCGAGACCCCCGACGAGCTCGTGGCCGGGGCGAGATCGCTGATCGAGCGGGGCGTCTACCCGTTCGTGGTGCCGATGCGCCCGATGGCGGGCACCCTCGCCCGCCGCGACGGCGCGACCACCGCCCCCGCGTCCGTCGTCGCCGACGTCACCACCCGCGTGGGCGCCCTGCTGCGCGAGGCCGGGATGGCCGGTGACGACCAGGGCGCCGGCTGCGCGGCCTGCGGCGCGTGCAGTGCCCTGAAGGCGGCGGGCGGATGA
- a CDS encoding LLM class flavin-dependent oxidoreductase: MSGRSPVGALVHGTTPPAELAGVCAAVERAGFGELWLAEDYFMLSGPAGAAIALASTREIGVGIGIMSAVVRHPAVTAMEIATLSLAFPERLVAGIGHGVPFWTRQMGLYPASPLTSLRGVLETVRALLAGQTLTVDDGPYRFDQVTLTHPNPDGVDLYAGVVGPRSLELAGELADGTILSALAAPTYVAYARERIAAGAARSGRDVTAHRMPVFVIYSVHEDGDVARAHGRSALAFYLRAIGPSALTGVHGIHERMGEILALGDLSLIADALPDAWVDTFTVCGTPGECVTKIRSLLEAGATSVVLAPFPAAENDEILARTAAQVLPNFP, translated from the coding sequence ATGAGTGGCCGTTCCCCGGTCGGCGCACTGGTTCACGGCACCACCCCGCCCGCCGAGCTGGCCGGAGTCTGCGCCGCCGTCGAGCGTGCCGGTTTCGGCGAACTCTGGCTGGCCGAGGACTATTTCATGCTCTCCGGCCCGGCCGGCGCCGCGATCGCCCTGGCCTCCACGCGGGAGATCGGTGTCGGCATCGGGATCATGTCGGCGGTGGTGCGGCACCCGGCGGTCACCGCCATGGAGATCGCCACCCTCAGCCTCGCCTTCCCCGAGCGCCTCGTCGCGGGCATCGGCCACGGCGTCCCCTTCTGGACCCGGCAGATGGGCCTGTACCCCGCGTCCCCCCTCACCTCACTGCGCGGCGTCCTCGAGACCGTCCGCGCCCTGCTGGCCGGGCAGACCCTCACCGTCGACGACGGCCCCTACCGCTTCGACCAGGTCACGCTCACCCATCCGAACCCGGACGGCGTCGACCTGTACGCGGGTGTCGTCGGGCCCCGTTCGCTGGAGCTGGCCGGGGAGCTCGCCGACGGCACGATCCTGTCCGCCCTGGCCGCGCCGACCTACGTGGCCTACGCCCGCGAGCGCATAGCGGCCGGCGCGGCCCGCTCCGGGCGTGACGTCACCGCCCACCGGATGCCGGTCTTCGTGATCTACAGCGTGCACGAGGACGGGGACGTCGCCCGGGCCCACGGTCGCAGCGCCCTGGCGTTCTACCTCCGGGCGATCGGCCCGAGCGCGCTGACCGGGGTGCACGGCATCCACGAGCGGATGGGGGAGATCCTGGCGCTCGGCGACCTGTCACTCATCGCTGATGCGCTGCCGGACGCCTGGGTGGACACCTTCACGGTGTGCGGTACCCCGGGGGAGTGTGTGACCAAGATCCGGTCCCTGCTGGAAGCCGGGGCCACCTCGGTCGTCCTGGCCCCTTTCCCGGCCGCCGAGAACGACGAGATCCTCGCCCGAACGGCCGCTCAGGTCCTGCCGAACTTCCCCTGA
- a CDS encoding carbon-nitrogen hydrolase family protein, giving the protein MSTLTLGVVSAPFDRDLEADFARVAGLIEQARAQGVQLLALPEATLGGYLSDLRGSAPPPPAFRVDGPEIARLAALAGEMVVCAGYCELGENGEVYNSVVCVDGSGVLGNHRKVHQPLREDAHYTAGSGFRAFDTPVGRIGMVICYDKAFPESARSLALDGAQIVVCVSAWPGSRTDAPENLEDDRWKHRFDIFDAARALENQIVWLSANQSGTFGSLRFVASSKIVGPGGDVLAGTGVGEGMAVVSLDVEGSLASARRAMGHLRDRRPAAYARLEPVG; this is encoded by the coding sequence ATGAGCACCCTCACGCTGGGCGTCGTCTCGGCGCCGTTCGACCGCGACCTGGAGGCCGACTTCGCCCGGGTCGCGGGTCTGATCGAGCAGGCCCGGGCCCAGGGGGTGCAGCTGCTCGCCCTGCCCGAGGCCACGCTCGGCGGCTACCTCAGCGACCTGCGCGGAAGTGCCCCGCCGCCGCCCGCGTTCCGGGTGGACGGTCCCGAGATCGCCCGGCTCGCCGCGCTGGCCGGGGAGATGGTGGTGTGCGCCGGTTACTGCGAGCTCGGCGAGAACGGCGAGGTCTACAACAGCGTGGTCTGCGTCGACGGTTCCGGGGTGCTGGGCAACCACCGCAAGGTGCATCAGCCGCTGCGCGAGGACGCCCACTACACGGCCGGTTCCGGCTTCCGCGCGTTCGACACCCCGGTCGGCCGGATCGGGATGGTCATCTGCTACGACAAGGCGTTCCCGGAGTCGGCGCGCTCGCTCGCGCTCGACGGGGCGCAGATCGTGGTGTGCGTGTCGGCCTGGCCCGGCAGCCGCACCGACGCCCCCGAGAACCTCGAGGACGACCGCTGGAAGCACCGTTTCGACATCTTCGACGCCGCGCGGGCCCTGGAGAACCAGATCGTCTGGCTGTCGGCCAACCAGAGCGGCACCTTCGGGTCGCTGCGGTTCGTGGCCAGCTCGAAGATCGTCGGCCCGGGTGGGGACGTGCTGGCCGGCACCGGGGTCGGTGAGGGGATGGCGGTGGTCTCCCTGGACGTGGAGGGTTCCCTGGCCTCGGCGCGCCGGGCCATGGGGCACCTGCGCGACCGCCGTCCGGCCGCGTACGCCCGGCTCGAACCGGTCGGCTGA
- a CDS encoding cytochrome P450 translates to MTRRRLRPPAPLTKPFTKPFTKLAGIIVRRRLSRGIDLRTLRFLPDSVKLPLERDGIDPLPELTRLTTEEPVKKLATLFGRDVWLVSGYDQSRAGLADGTSWSNDLGQFVSQEGRSDEEQIGGLGMTDPPLHTALRRYLTPEFTMRRLARLEPVIARIVNERLDAMESAGAEVDLVKEFAFPVPFTVICELLGLPVEDRERFRDLGVARFDLTQGGPGVFGAAAHTREFLIKAVAAQRLEPGPGLIGGLLREHADELDDLTLGGIADGVFLGGYETSASMLALAVYTLARTPGAMDLLRDDPSSVDRVVEELLRHLTVVQLAFLRIAKKDLVLGDAQIREGDVVGFSLMAANRDPKLTGDSGDPNTFNPHREPTRHLAFGHGMHRCVGAELARMQLRISLRALAVRFPDLEVTGTPDELGFHKLSAVYGIERLPVALHGRP, encoded by the coding sequence GTGACCAGGCGTCGCCTGCGTCCCCCGGCGCCCCTGACCAAGCCCTTCACCAAGCCCTTCACCAAGCTGGCCGGGATCATCGTCCGGCGCCGTCTGAGCCGGGGCATCGACCTGCGCACCCTGCGCTTCCTGCCGGACTCGGTCAAGCTGCCGCTCGAGCGCGACGGGATCGACCCGCTGCCCGAGCTGACCCGGCTCACCACCGAGGAACCGGTCAAGAAGCTCGCCACGCTCTTCGGCCGGGACGTCTGGCTCGTCAGCGGGTACGACCAGTCCCGCGCCGGTCTCGCCGACGGCACCTCATGGTCCAACGACCTGGGCCAGTTCGTGTCCCAGGAGGGCCGCAGCGACGAGGAGCAGATCGGCGGCCTCGGCATGACCGACCCGCCGCTGCACACCGCGCTGCGCCGCTACCTGACGCCCGAGTTCACGATGCGCCGGCTGGCCCGGCTCGAGCCGGTCATCGCCCGCATCGTCAACGAGCGGCTCGACGCCATGGAGAGCGCCGGGGCCGAGGTCGACCTGGTCAAGGAGTTCGCCTTCCCGGTCCCGTTCACCGTCATCTGTGAGCTGCTCGGCCTGCCCGTCGAAGACCGCGAGCGCTTCCGCGACCTGGGGGTCGCCCGGTTCGACCTGACCCAGGGCGGCCCGGGCGTGTTCGGCGCCGCCGCGCACACCCGCGAGTTCCTGATCAAGGCGGTCGCGGCCCAGCGCCTGGAGCCCGGGCCCGGGCTCATCGGCGGCCTGCTCAGGGAGCACGCGGACGAGCTCGACGACCTCACCCTCGGTGGCATCGCCGACGGCGTCTTCCTCGGCGGCTACGAGACCTCCGCGTCGATGCTCGCGCTCGCGGTCTACACGCTGGCCCGGACCCCGGGTGCGATGGACCTGCTGCGTGACGACCCGTCCTCGGTCGACCGGGTCGTGGAGGAGCTGCTGCGCCACCTCACGGTCGTGCAGCTGGCGTTCCTGCGCATCGCCAAGAAGGACCTGGTGCTGGGGGACGCGCAGATCAGGGAGGGCGATGTGGTCGGGTTCTCGCTGATGGCGGCGAACCGCGACCCGAAGCTCACCGGTGACTCCGGGGATCCCAACACCTTCAACCCGCACCGCGAGCCGACCCGGCACCTGGCGTTCGGGCACGGCATGCACCGCTGTGTGGGGGCCGAGCTGGCCCGCATGCAGCTGCGGATCTCGTTGCGGGCCCTGGCCGTCCGGTTCCCCGACCTCGAGGTCACCGGGACGCCCGACGAACTCGGCTTCCACAAGCTGTCCGCGGTCTACGGCATCGAGCGGCTGCCGGTGGCGCTGCACGGCCGCCCGTGA
- a CDS encoding MSMEG_0567/sll0787 family protein: MTSLVEELGAALLHDLSAPRRTPRFFVEDADSTALAAYHRLRREEFVEAQGLFEGSDLDEHDADERTVVLVARSADGTVLGGVRLGPATTGPDVGWWQGGRLVTRGSAGAGAALVRAACARAEAMGVLRFDATVQPRYRSFFAKLGWDYVRPVVLSGHPHELMRWPIGRIEALASATKKDLGALLAPFDAVGGTGFVGDDGAPVPGSDLVAACDAILPSMVERDPEWAGWCSVLVNLNDLAAMGAEPVALLDAVGARDASFAARVLHGLRRASQAYGVPLIGGHTQLGVPAALSVTALGRTNHPVPGGGGRPGHDIRLTVDTGGAWRPGYAGRQWDSTSHRTTAELRAMTGTVARTRPAAAKDVSMAGIVGTLGMLAEASGCAAVLDVAAVPKPPHATTGDWLTCFPGFGMLTAGDAGAAGDAGAAGAGPAVTAVCGELTTGTGVQLRWPDGELTTALTGGVTGLGPSKPTGDTR; encoded by the coding sequence ATGACGTCCCTGGTCGAGGAGCTGGGCGCAGCTCTGCTGCACGACCTCTCGGCGCCGCGGCGCACGCCCCGGTTCTTCGTCGAGGACGCGGACAGCACGGCTCTCGCGGCGTACCACCGGCTGCGCCGTGAGGAGTTCGTGGAGGCCCAGGGTCTGTTCGAGGGCAGCGACCTCGACGAGCACGACGCCGACGAGCGCACCGTGGTGCTGGTGGCCCGGTCCGCCGACGGCACCGTGCTCGGCGGGGTGCGGCTCGGGCCCGCCACCACCGGCCCCGATGTCGGCTGGTGGCAGGGTGGGCGCCTGGTCACCCGCGGAAGTGCCGGGGCCGGGGCGGCTCTCGTGCGCGCGGCCTGCGCCCGGGCCGAGGCGATGGGCGTGCTGCGCTTCGACGCGACCGTGCAGCCGCGCTACCGGTCGTTCTTCGCCAAGCTCGGCTGGGACTACGTGCGCCCGGTCGTCCTCAGCGGCCACCCGCACGAGCTGATGCGCTGGCCGATCGGCCGGATCGAGGCGCTGGCCTCGGCCACCAAGAAGGATCTCGGCGCCCTGCTCGCCCCGTTCGACGCGGTGGGCGGGACGGGTTTCGTCGGTGACGACGGTGCTCCCGTGCCGGGCTCCGACCTGGTCGCCGCCTGCGACGCGATCCTGCCCTCGATGGTCGAGCGTGACCCGGAGTGGGCCGGATGGTGTTCCGTGCTGGTCAATCTCAACGACCTGGCCGCGATGGGGGCCGAGCCGGTGGCCCTGCTCGACGCGGTCGGGGCCCGGGACGCCTCGTTCGCCGCACGCGTCCTTCACGGTCTGCGAAGGGCGAGCCAGGCCTACGGGGTGCCGCTGATCGGCGGTCACACCCAGCTCGGCGTCCCGGCCGCGCTGAGCGTGACCGCCCTGGGACGCACCAACCACCCGGTGCCCGGCGGCGGCGGCCGGCCCGGTCACGACATCCGGCTCACCGTCGACACCGGAGGTGCCTGGCGGCCGGGATACGCCGGGCGGCAGTGGGACTCGACCTCGCACCGCACCACCGCCGAGCTCCGGGCCATGACCGGCACGGTCGCCCGCACCCGCCCGGCGGCGGCCAAGGACGTCTCGATGGCCGGGATCGTGGGCACCCTGGGCATGCTGGCCGAGGCCAGTGGCTGTGCGGCCGTGCTCGATGTCGCGGCCGTACCGAAACCTCCGCACGCCACCACCGGCGACTGGCTCACCTGCTTCCCGGGCTTCGGGATGCTGACCGCCGGCGATGCGGGCGCCGCCGGCGATGCGGGCGCCGCGGGCGCCGGGCCCGCCGTCACCGCGGTCTGCGGCGAGCTCACCACCGGCACCGGAGTGCAGCTGCGCTGGCCCGACGGTGAACTCACCACCGCCCTGACCGGGGGCGTGACCGGCCTCGGGCCCTCGAAACCAACGGGAGACACACGATGA
- a CDS encoding MSMEG_0572/Sll0783 family nitrogen starvation response protein — MTDLTELEQKSLEEIPHPSLPEGSSIYGGTKVFPDYQAENGESYFTLVHGIAHESSVSFVAILQATRALRKGFESAIYFYGPGSLNALATRGFPTTGTSAFPGEHNINSSLATFIKEGGKVYCCRFGLSLHGAREEDLIEGVIPTHPLDVQDALIHYARKGAIINSTYMI; from the coding sequence ATGACCGACCTGACCGAGCTCGAGCAGAAGTCCCTCGAGGAGATCCCCCACCCCTCCCTGCCCGAGGGGTCCAGCATCTACGGCGGCACCAAGGTCTTCCCCGACTACCAGGCCGAGAACGGCGAGAGCTACTTCACCCTCGTGCACGGCATCGCCCACGAGTCGTCGGTGAGCTTCGTCGCGATCCTGCAGGCCACCCGGGCGCTGCGCAAAGGCTTCGAGTCGGCCATCTACTTCTACGGCCCGGGCTCGCTGAACGCCCTGGCCACGCGCGGTTTCCCGACCACCGGCACGAGCGCCTTCCCGGGCGAGCACAACATCAACTCCTCCCTGGCCACGTTCATCAAGGAGGGCGGCAAGGTCTACTGCTGCCGGTTCGGGCTGTCGCTGCACGGCGCCCGTGAGGAAGACCTGATCGAGGGCGTCATCCCCACGCACCCCCTCGACGTGCAGGACGCGCTGATCCACTACGCGCGCAAGGGCGCCATCATCAACTCGACCTACATGATCTGA